In Candidatus Falkowbacteria bacterium, a genomic segment contains:
- a CDS encoding AtpZ/AtpI family protein, with product MVEKPIKKVWYTDSIQMFTRLSGWILVPLVVGYTLGRYLDNKFQSEPRWFFISIGLAFIISTIGIVYQAQAEYKKIITPKK from the coding sequence ATGGTTGAAAAACCCATCAAAAAAGTTTGGTATACTGATTCCATCCAGATGTTTACAAGATTGTCTGGCTGGATTTTGGTTCCGTTAGTGGTCGGGTACACCTTGGGTCGTTATCTTGATAATAAATTTCAGAGTGAACCCAGATGGTTTTTTATTTCAATTGGTCTGGCTTTTATCATTTCCACTATCGGTATTGTGTATCAAGCTCAGGCTGAGTATAAAAAAATAATTACACCGAAAAAATAA
- a CDS encoding F0F1 ATP synthase subunit A, whose product MAETHSTSTGIENNKSQSEASHDTSSSATGHEELVHEHTLFAEPIFELGPLTVTNSLLTSWIAVCIILVIGLAFRAQLRAVPKKLQNIVEMVMEKFLEIFDAVTGSRKQSIKLAPFVMSFFVLILINNWLGLIPGVGSIGQVVMHDGHKTFIPFLRGGTADLNTTLALASIAVVASHIFGVVAVGAWTYLNKFINIKAIAEIPKKFLKDPTIIIVNPIKAFVGLIEIIGEVAKVASLSFRLFGNIFAGEVLLASMAAIIAFAVPIPFMFLEIIVGLIQALIFAILVLIYVSISTTAEEH is encoded by the coding sequence ATGGCCGAAACACATTCTACGTCTACAGGAATAGAAAATAATAAGTCTCAATCTGAAGCGTCTCATGATACTTCTTCATCAGCCACTGGTCACGAAGAATTAGTCCATGAACATACGTTGTTTGCAGAGCCGATTTTTGAATTAGGTCCTTTGACAGTAACAAATTCATTGTTAACTTCTTGGATAGCTGTATGTATTATTTTGGTTATTGGTTTAGCTTTCCGTGCTCAATTACGAGCAGTACCAAAAAAATTACAAAACATAGTTGAGATGGTGATGGAAAAATTTTTGGAAATTTTTGATGCTGTTACTGGATCAAGAAAACAATCAATTAAATTAGCTCCGTTTGTGATGAGTTTTTTTGTTTTGATCTTAATTAACAATTGGCTGGGATTAATTCCGGGGGTTGGGTCAATCGGCCAAGTTGTTATGCATGATGGACATAAAACTTTTATTCCTTTTTTGCGAGGCGGTACGGCTGATCTAAATACAACCTTAGCTCTTGCTTCGATAGCGGTGGTTGCTAGCCATATTTTTGGTGTTGTGGCTGTTGGTGCCTGGACGTATTTAAATAAGTTTATTAACATCAAAGCCATTGCGGAGATTCCAAAAAAGTTTTTAAAAGATCCAACGATCATTATTGTTAATCCGATTAAAGCTTTTGTTGGTTTGATAGAGATTATTGGTGAGGTGGCTAAGGTGGCTAGTCTTTCTTTCCGTTTATTTGGAAATATTTTTGCCGGTGAGGTTTTATTGGCCTCCATGGCAGCTATCATTGCTTTTGCCGTGCCGATTCCATTTATGTTCTTGGAAATTATTGTTGGATTGATTCAGGCTCTGATCTTTGCTATATTGGTTTTGATATATGTTTCAATCAGCACAACGGCTGAGGAACATTAA
- the atpE gene encoding ATP synthase F0 subunit C, producing MMDNVMLAKALAIGIGSIAPALGIGFIGAKAMEAIGRNPEAAGKILVPMLLACAFAEAVAIYALVIAFSIK from the coding sequence ATGATGGATAATGTCATGTTAGCGAAAGCTTTAGCTATTGGTATTGGATCAATTGCTCCGGCTCTAGGTATCGGTTTTATTGGTGCCAAGGCCATGGAAGCGATTGGTCGAAATCCGGAAGCAGCTGGAAAAATTTTAGTGCCAATGTTGTTGGCCTGTGCTTTTGCTGAAGCGGTGGCGATTTACGCTTTGGTAATTGCCTTCAGTATTAAATAG
- the atpF gene encoding F0F1 ATP synthase subunit B — protein sequence MDSLISTFHLDGKLLIAQMVNFAIVFLVLYFFVFKPLFKVTGDRSLTIEKSLKEAKEIEARLEKTKAEQKEMIKQAKMDAAVVLEEANRQAEERKLELVAKAKEEIGDLINREKAKIQADKSEALREIRAEVAEMIKLSWEKIMHEKMDKTTDEKILSKVIKQME from the coding sequence ATGGATTCATTAATTTCTACATTTCATTTAGATGGAAAACTATTGATTGCTCAAATGGTTAACTTTGCGATTGTTTTTTTAGTATTATATTTCTTTGTTTTCAAACCTTTATTTAAGGTGACTGGAGATCGTTCACTAACAATTGAAAAAAGCTTGAAAGAAGCTAAAGAAATAGAAGCTCGTTTAGAAAAAACTAAAGCTGAACAAAAAGAAATGATTAAACAAGCTAAAATGGATGCAGCGGTTGTTTTGGAAGAAGCTAATCGTCAAGCAGAGGAGCGTAAGCTTGAATTAGTCGCCAAGGCAAAAGAAGAAATTGGTGATTTAATTAACCGAGAAAAAGCCAAAATTCAAGCAGATAAATCAGAAGCTTTACGAGAAATCAGAGCAGAAGTGGCTGAGATGATTAAATTAAGTTGGGAAAAAATCATGCATGAAAAAATGGACAAGACAACAGATGAAAAAATTCTTAGTAAAGTTATAAAGCAGATGGAATAA
- the atpH gene encoding ATP synthase F1 subunit delta: MASPIRAYAQALYEASVDQKKPEIKKLVENFLKLLQEKNQLSRIEEVVSEIEVIDNKVNHRIQAEVTSALHLDEVTIKKLEKFVHQRTGAKEVIWEKKIDKNILGGVILKFQDTVLDLSMLETLEALAEEIKK; the protein is encoded by the coding sequence ATGGCCTCACCTATTCGTGCCTATGCTCAGGCCTTGTATGAAGCATCGGTGGATCAAAAGAAACCGGAAATAAAAAAATTGGTAGAAAATTTCTTAAAATTGTTACAGGAAAAAAATCAGCTTTCACGAATAGAGGAGGTAGTTTCAGAAATTGAGGTTATTGATAATAAGGTCAATCATAGAATCCAAGCAGAAGTAACAAGTGCTCTTCACCTTGATGAAGTAACCATAAAAAAATTAGAAAAGTTTGTTCACCAAAGGACTGGCGCAAAAGAAGTTATCTGGGAAAAGAAGATTGACAAGAATATTCTTGGTGGAGTTATATTAAAATTTCAAGATACGGTGCTTGATCTTAGTATGCTAGAGACACTTGAAGCTTTAGCAGAAGAAATTAAAAAGTAA